TGAAGACGACTTGCAGATCCCATTTTGCATAACTTTTACCAATACCGGGCACGTACATCGCATCAAAGACCACGATCATTTTAGCGTTTTCGTGGCTGCGATATTCTGCCAGAATGTCCAACAAGCGCTCACGGGCCACATCAAAATGATCCTCAGCTTTGAGTTTTGCAAGTTCCGGCCAGTTGCCGATGACGTTATAACCGTCGACGATCATGATGTGTTCGCGCATTTATTTTCCCTCATGCCGACTGGCGAATGCCTGATACATCAGGATGCCCGCGGCCACACTTGCATTTAGACTTTGAACGTGGCCGACCATCGGAATCGCAATCGTCGCATCCATTAACTTCGCAATGCCAGGCGAGATGCCCTTGCCTTCATTGCCGATCACCAACGCAGTACTGCCTTTTGCATCCCATTTTCGATAATCCTGACCGTCCATGGCAGTGCCAAAGACCCACATGCCGCGTTCTTTCAGCGTCTTAATGGTCTGGGCGAGATTCGTCACCCGTGCCACCGGTACATACTCAATCGCCCCTGTGCTGACTTTGGCAACGGCACTTGTCAGGCCCACAGCGCGATGCTTCGGAATGATCACCCCGTGCACCCCGCTTGCATCTGCTGTCCGTAAAATGGAGCCCAAGTTGTGCGGATCTTCCAAATTATCCAGCAATAGGAAAAACGGATCTTCGCCTTTATCAGCGGCATTTTTGAAAAGATCATCTAAGGTTGCATAAGCGTAAGGCGTCATTGCCAATAAGACCCCTTGGTGATTGCCTTGGTCACTCATCAGATCTAATTTTTGCTTAGGTGCCGTGCTCACTAAAATCTTCTTCTTTTGCGCCATGCCGACCAAATGCTGAATCGGTTCACTTTTCAGGTCGGTTTGGACGAACAATTTGTTGATGGTGGCAGCGGTGCCAGCTTTCAGCGCCGCCTCAACGGCATGGCGGCCAAAGATAAACTCATCTGGATCATGTTCAGTTGTTGCTTGCGGCTTTTTTGCCATGTCCCGTCTTCCCTTCTTCAACGTATTGGATACACCATGCTGCTAATTCAGCAACACGGTCATCGCGGCCGATCAAATGTAAGTAGCCGAACAGTGCCTCGAATCCTGTTGAAACTCGATAAGTCACCACATCGGTATTTTTCGCGTGCGTGTAGCTTTTGGCATTGCGCCCATGCTTGAAAATGTCGGTTTCGTCGCTATCCAGCAGGTTGGCTTCCTCCATCCCGGCAATCAGCGCCGCTTGTGCCTTTGCGGACACAAAATCCTTGGCTGCCCGTTGCAGTGATGCCGGCCGAACTAAACCGCGCTTGAGTAAGTGTTCCCGAATATAAACTTCATAAACCGCGTCGCCCATGTAGGCTAACGCGATACCGTTCAATTGTTTTGGATCAAATGTCATTGTCTGCGCCACCGTGTTCCTTGAGGAGTGTCTTCCAAAATAATGCCTTGTGCGGCCAACTGATCACGAATTTGGTCGCTCTTAGCAAAGTCTTTCGCTGCCCGTGCCGCATCTCGAGCCTTCACCAAGGCATCAATGTCTGCATCCAGGTTCTTCTGATCAGCAAACACCACACCGAAGATTTGCAGCCAAGCATCGTATTCATTCAAAAGGTCATTGATACTTTCACTTTTGACCGTCTCTTCATTAGCATATTCATTAAGCAACTTTGCCAGATCGAATAAAACGGTGAGGCCATTTTGAACGTTGATATCATCATCCATAGCAGTCACGAAGCGATCCTTCAAGGTTTGCAGCTGCTTGGTAATTTGTGGATCAACGCCGGTTTCGGCCCCACGACGACGATAGGTCAAATTCTCACGAGCAATTTTTAGCCGATTGAGACTGTTGGCCGCATTTTTGAGGTTAGTTTCAGAATAGCGAATCGGCATCCGATATTGGGTACCCGCCATGAAAAAACGTAGAACTTGCGGATCAACTGTTTTGCGAATATCGTGCACAGTGATGAAGTTGCCAAGCGATTTGCTCATTTTCTCGTCGTCTTCACCAATCGTCACGAAGCCGTTATGCATCCAATACCGAACGAACTGCTTGTCGGTTTTAGCTTCGCTTTGGGCGATTTCATTCTCATGATGCGGAAATTCCAGATCCTGGCCGCCACCGTGAATGTCAAAAGTATCGCCTAACAGCTTGGTGCTCATGACTGAGCATTCAATGTGCCATCCTGGCCGTCCTTTGCCCCATGGTGACTCCCAACTGATCTCACCGGGTTTGGCGGCTTTCCACAAAGCAAAATCAATCGGATCTTCTTTTTTAGCTAATTCGTCTTGGGTAATATGTTGACTGGCACCTTCTTCAAGTTCATCCACATTCTGATGAGATAACTCCCCATAATGTTTAAACTTGCGGGCCCGGTAATAAACATCGCCGTCAACAGCATAAGCGTATTCTTTGTCGATCAAATCCTGCACAAAATCAATAATATCCGGGATCATTTGACTGGCGCGAGGATGAGCCGTTGCCGGTTCGATCCCCAGCGCCGTCGTGTCTTCCATGAACGCATCAATAAACCGTTGCGCCAAGTCCAGCGGAGCTTCACCGGTTTTATGAGCAGCATTGATAATCTTGTCATCAACATCGGTGAAGTTCGAAACATAGGTTACTTTATATCCGCGATATTCAAAATACCGGCGGATGGTATCAAACGCGATAGCACTGCGCGCGTTACCGATGTGGATGTAATTGTAAACAGTCGGGCCGCAGACATACATCCGGATTTCTCCCGGGTGCAACGGCGTGAATGTCTCTTTTTTCCGGGACATTGTATTGTATAACGTTAACATCGGCTCATTTCCTTCCTGTAGCGTCTTAACTGCATTTTACAGGAAACGACCGTGATTATAAAGGAACGGGGCGGGCGATTGCAACATTCTGTGCCGTGCCAAACGCCGCAATCTCCGCCTTGGCACTACGACCTTAATGCTTAGCAGACTATCTATCAAAAAATAAAAAGGAATGATTTTCCTAAATACGGCAATCATTCCTTTTGGAGCTGCGCATGACGTTCCTGTTTTTCAGCAGCCTTAATCAATTTTCCGCTTCGGATTCAGAATCCCCAACGGATCAAACAATCCTTTAATTTGATGCTGAATCTCATCAACATCAAAGCCTAATTCTTCATTGTTCCATTGGTTCTTGCTCATCCCCACCGCATGTTCACCGGAAATGGTGCCGCCGAGTGCCAATGCTTTGCGGAACATCAGACGAATGGCTTGGAGCGCTTCTTTGGGCGGTTCTTCCTCATCAGCCGGCCAGATGACGGTTGGATGCACATTACCATCGCCCGCATGACCTGCCGTGTAAATTTCGACATTTAAGTCCTGTGCGACTGACGCAATATAGTCCATCATTTCGGGCAGTTTAGACAACGGCACCGCCATGTCTTCCATAATATGTTGGCCGTTAGCGAAAACCGCCGGCAACATGTCCTGGCGTAACTTGATAATCGCCGCTGCTTCTTTGGGATCACTGGTGACCTTGATGTTTTTGGCATGATCGTCATTTAAAATCTGCTCCGCCATTTTCAGACTAGCTTCACCACCAGCATCTAACCGGAACAGGAGCATTGCCTCGGCGCCTTCAGCATAGTGAGTGCCTTCATAACGATCCAACGCAGCAACTGTCAGACCATCAAGTGCTTCAAGCATGACCGGATAGATACCGGAAAGCCGCAAATCCTCCACCCCTTTAGCCAATGCTGTCATGTTGTCAAAATAAGCAATTCCAACAACCGGCGTGCCAATTGGAATCGGGTTCAGTTTGACAGTGACTTCAGTGATGATGCCCAATGTGCCTTCCGAGCCGACGAATAAGTGCGTCAAATCGTAATTAAACGCATGCTTGTAAGTTCGGCCGCCAAGTTTGATTTCACGGCCGTCTGCCAAAACAACTTTAAGGCCAAGTACATTGTCGGTTGTCGCCCCATACTTCACGGTACTCATCCCACCAGCATTGGTTGCCGCATTGCCACCAATGCTTGAAATTGGCTTAGATCCAGGATCAGGTGCGTAAAAAAGACCTTGCGCACGCGCTGCCTTATCCAGGTCCCCGTTGATCACACCAGGCTCAACCACTGCCAACAGATCGCCTTTGCTAATCTCTTTAATCCGATTCATTCGCGCTGTCGACAAAATAAGACTGCCGTTTATGCCGTCAGAACCGATCACGGTGCTCGTATCTGCGCTTTGGGGAACCACTGGCATATGATATTGACGCGCGATTCTTAACACACCTTGAATATCTGCAACATCACTGACTGCAACATATGCCAGAATTTTCCCGGCAATCTCACGCTGGGCATTGCCATTGGCGCTATGTTCGCGCGCAATTTTATCATCAATGTGGATTTCGGCATGCGGGGCCGCGTCTTGCAAGGCTGCCAGAATTTCCGAGTTATCATAAGCTGTAAAAATTGCCATCACAAAAACCTCCTCAACACCTCTAAAGGCAGGTGGCAGCGTTGGCCATTCGCCTCTGAAGCGTCGACTTTATTATGGACTATTTTGGTAAAGATGGCTTAGTAAGACGCTCGGTGGTGTGCCTATTAAGACGCCGATTGACCCTGCGATGAGATTGACTGTCTTGCCTTTGTCTCAACAGCAATGGTTTCCTTGGGATGAACGGTAATAACAGCCTCTCCTAGCCAAGTCGTTTCTGGTGCCATGGCTGCCAAGCGATAAGGTTGACGTGGTTGGCCGCTGCCTGTTATTGGCGTTGGTGTGGCAACACAAATCGTCAAGACATCTGTGTCCACACCAGCGTCTGCTAAATGGCGAAAGCGGACCAAATTAATGGTCTGTTCTTGTGGTACCACCAGTGGTTCGCAGTTGCCGCGATAATCGAGTCGAACGACATGCCGGCCATGTGTGTCAAAACCAGATAAAACGGCCACCTTTGGACGACCAAGGACTTGAGTTCGCGGATCAAAACCGTCAAAGCTGGCGAAACGCGGCAATATGTAATAGAAGATCGGTGACGCCAGGGCCACAGGTTCCTTGCTTAGTAAATGCAGGCCGACTTTCCCGCCAAAACAGCCGGCTGCAGCTGATCCCGGCAAATATTGCAAGGCAAAAGTTGGTTTTGTGGTCAATGTGTCTAACGGTTCCTTGTCGTTATTGCGATTGTCACGCATCAGTGGTCACTCCTGTCAAAATTATGCTTGATATAATTAAAATGATACTCGCTTGATCCATAAAAACGCACGTTATAAGATTTACCGAATTTTTGCTGACGATTCAATCCGAGCCATTGGGCCAGATTCTCCAAGTAAGCCTGAAAAAGCGCGTCTGTGTTGCGGTTATCAAAAAACAGGTGTTTGTTCACGGACCATCGTCGGTCCTGAACAAACACCTGCAGTTGTGAAAAATCACAACATGAACTCAACATTAGGAAGACAACGACGAAAACCAGAAAAACATGCGCTGTCCATTAATCATGCCGGGGATTGGCATATCAGGTCAATGAAAAAGCCAGGCATAAATGATATGAAAAATCGCTGCCGTCACCAGTCCTGTCATCATACCCAGAACAAAATATAAAAGTAAGTGCTGCCGCTTACCTTTCATTTTTCATTCCTACCCTTCCTACGTTGCAAGGAGCTATTCTCCCTGTCATTTAGGGTAACCGATGTCGACAAGTTCTGGGGAAAATAAATATAAACGTTAGGAAATCACCGATTAACGTCGTCCTTTAGGCACAATCACTCAATTATTAACAACAAACGTTGCCCTTCGCGTTCCACCAAAACCTATTGTTTGCATGCAAAAACCCGCACATCTGCGCGGGCTTCCTGCATCAATTAAAGTTGGCCGGTGACAAGATCAACGTTTTTAAGGACTTGATCGCGACCCATCAGTTCAATGGTTTCAGCAAGTTGCGGACCATGCATCCGCAATGTTGCAGCGATTCGAATTGGCATGTAAAGCTTGCGGCCCTTGACCTTGGTTTCCTGCTTGACTTCATTGACAATACCGCCAATGGAATAAGCGTCAAACGTGTCGAGTGCCCGAATCTTTTTGGCGAAGGCTTCGATGACTGGCTTAGCATTGTCATCTGCCAGTTCTTTGCGTTCGTCATCGGTTAGGTCAGTGGCTTTGTCGAAGAAAATATCGGCAAGCTTGCTGATCTGAGCAGTGTAACTCATTTGATCGGTGTAAAGACTAATAAGCTGGCGCGCCCACTCGATGGTCTTCGGATCTGGATCACTATGAATTTTGCCATCTTCAATCAAGTTAGCTAAGGACAAACTCATCAATTCATTCGGGTTCGTCTTTTGCTTGGCCTTGATGTATTGGTTGTTCACCCATTCCAATTTCTTCTGGTCAAAACGGGCTGGGCTCTTAGATAGCCGCTTTGGATCGAATTGCTTGATGAATTCCTTTTTGGTGAAAATTTCATCTTCACCAACTGGGGACCAGCCAAGGAGCGTAATGAAGTTGAACATCGCGTCTGGCAAATAGCCGAGTTCACGATATTGTTCAATGAACTGTAACACGGTTTCATCACGCTTCGACAACTTCTTACCGGTGGCGCCATTGATGATCAAGGTCATATGGCCAAAAATTGGTGGTTCCCAGCCAAATGCATCGTAAATGGCCAATTGCTTCGGTGTGTTGGCAATATGATCGTCCCCACGCAACACGTGGCTGATTTGCATCATATGATCGTCTACTACCACCGCAAAATTGTACGTTGGCATGCCATCACGCTTTTGAATGACAAAATCGCCGCCCAGTGTGTTGGCATCAATCGAGATTTTCCCCTTAACGATGTCGTCCCACTCGTAGGTCTTGTCCATTGGAATGTGGAACCGAATCACAGGCTCCAAGCCCTTCGCTTTGGCTGCGGCAATCGCGTCAGCTTTTTCAGCGTCCGTCATGCCCTCATATTCATATTCGTAATGCGGCATCTCGTGACGAGCCTTTTGGGCTTCACGATCGGCTTTCAGTTCCTCTTCGGTCCGATAAGACTCGTAGGCAAAGCCTTTATCAACAAGTTGCTTGATCAGCTTGTCATAGATGTCCTTACGTTCAGACTGCCGGTATGGGCCAAAGTCGCCGCCTTTGTCGGGGCCTTCATCCCAGTCAATCCCGAGCCAGTGAAGGTTCTCCATCTGACTCTTTTCGCCGTCTGCAACATTCCGCTTTGTATCGGTGTCTTCGATCCGCAGCACCAACGTTCCGTTGTTGTGCCGTGCGAACAAATAATTGAACAACGCCGTCCGCGCATTGCCGATATGCAAATGCCCGGTCGGACTTGGTGCATAACGCACCCGAATTGGTCGATCTGCCAATGTCTTAGCCTCCATTTTTCTGTAAACATGCACTGATAGTGTACCACAGAAGGGACGTTCATTGGGCTGATGTGGGAGATTGAATCTATGTCAGTTGGCTTCTGATCGTTCTACTAAACGGCGCAACCTTTGCAATCTATCATTGCCTTAATCAAACGGGAATCTCATGCCCCATGCATTTCGCACACTGTCCATGATATGGCTGACATCGTGAGATAGTAGCAACTGACCGTCATCGTGACCTTCATCAATGTAGCGCTGAAAATCACGGACTTCATAAACTAAGGCATCGGCCTGATCACCTGCGCTTAATACCTCGCTGGTCGTGGTATGGGCATCAGGAGTGTAGGTTACTTTGGCGGTTGTGGCACGCGGATAGTCATCAATTTCAACGTAGCCTTTTGTACCCGAGATCACGCCGCGTTTTGGCTGCTTAGCGCGTAATGACAGTGCCATGACGGCCAACTGCTGATCAGCATTTTTTAAAATGATCCCTGATTGTTCATCAACACCGGTTTCAAAGTACTTGACGGTGGTGAGCGTTACATTGGGCTGAGCATCTAAGAACGTACGAGCAAAGGCAGTTGCGTATCCGCCGATATCAAGCAACGCGCCACCAGCCAGATCCTTATTGAAGAAACGATTCTTTGGATCAAAGTCTTTCAAGCTACCGAAGTTAACTTGAACAAGATGAATGTCGCCTAACTTGCCACTTGCAATCAGCTGCTTGACTTGTTGATAAACCGGCATATGGTACAAGGTTAACCCTTCAGATAGAATCAGGCCCTTGTGCTTGGCCAACTGCTGGACATCATCAAATTGCTTAGCATTGACCGTAATCGCTTTTTCGGCAAGAACGTGTTTGCCGGCATTCAAAGCTTTTTTGATGTATGGATAATGATAGGTATGCGGCGTTGCAATATAAATCACATCAACGTTTGGGTCGGCAATCAAGGCATCTGGATCTGTATATGTTTTGGCAATATGTTTTTCAATAGCGAACTTCTTAAGCATGTCGGCATTGACATCAGCGACGGCGTAGATGCTACCGTTTTCCCGGTTTAAAGCGTCGGCCATTTCATGTGCGATCCAACCAGTTCCGATCATACCCCAGTTATAGTTTGTCATATGACTCATCCTTTCTTTTAAACGCATTCTCCAGCCCAGAAACCTGCGTGTAAGAACCTTGGTCGCAATAGTCAGAGTCCGACCATCACGCCTAAGGTCACTTACACTCCGGTTTCTAACCGGGCTGGTTCACGCTCTGCTTAATTTCATGTACCTGACCATCTGGTGTTTCTATTAAGAGTAATGTCGCTAAGTGAGCAAAGTATGACGTCGCAACAACTCCCGGTAATGAGGCTAGCAAATGATCAACTTTTGCGATATCCGTCCATTCCGCCATCTTACAATCAATTAATTCATTGCCGTCGCGCGTTCGCGTGTAGCCCATGTAAGTGGTAGCCACCCGTCGTTTTGCCTGCAAGCCTAGCAGCTTGGCAGATGCCATCACCTGTTCACTTGCCGCGCTAACAACTTCCAATGTCAGCGGTACCGCGGCATTCAGTTGAGCGTTGACATTTTTCTGAGCAGTGAGAATCACATAAGCATGGCTCGCCTGCGCGTGCAACTTTTCATAAAAATGAATGCCGCCATTACTTTTAAGTAAATTTAAGTCCTTATCGGCACTGTCACAGCCATCAAAGGCAATATCACTAGCTATCTGTGTTGTTGTTGGTAACCCCAGTATCTGACAATAAGCCAGCGTTACTTCAGAGGGACTGCAAATCTGAATACCCGGCAATGCCCGCGCGACAATGCCATCAGCAAGAGCCTGCATGTGCCGACCACCGCCAAGACTCACTACCTGATGCGGCTGAATAAGTGCTAGAGCAGCGGCGATTTGTTCTGTCATGAAAGTTGCTTCCTCTCTTTTATTTTTGATGAAATTATATTTCACATATAATGTAAGACTGAAATTTAGTTTTGTCAACAGCTAGTTGTGAGGATTGTCTTTTGAAATTAATCGCGTAGAATAAAGGCCGGAGAGTTTCATAAAACAGATTATTCAGAAATTTAGTTGAAAAGGAGCTGTGTTATGAGTATTATTGACCGTCTTTATAGCATGCTGCCAACACTGACCGCGACTGACCGTAAGATTGCGCAGGTTATTCTGACGAATCCCGGTGCTGTCGTGAATACCACCATCGCCGCCCTCGCAAAAGAAAGTAACGTTAGCGAAGCCTCAATTTCTCGTTTTTGCCGGACAATTGGTGTTGAAGGCTTTCATCAACTCAAGATTGAGCTTGCTAAGGTTGCTGAAAACCGTAGTGCGTATTATCAGGAAATTAACGCCGACAATCTTCAGCAAGCCTTAAGCAATATCAGTGCCAACAAAGTCGCCGAAATCGAAGGCACACTAAAAAACGCCAGCTCACATGACATTCGAAAAATTTTGGATTTGTTAAAACAAGCTAGTGTAATTTTAGTAGCCGCTGCTGGCGATACGCAGCCGGTTGCCGATGATGCCGTCTATAAATTCAATCAACTCGGTCTACTAGCCATCACAGACAGTTCTTGGGAAACGGCGCTCGCCCAAACCATGAATGCACCAGCAGATGCTTTGTTGCTGGTTATCTC
This genomic window from Lacticaseibacillus paracasei subsp. paracasei contains:
- the rlmB gene encoding 23S rRNA (guanosine(2251)-2'-O)-methyltransferase RlmB, coding for MAKKPQATTEHDPDEFIFGRHAVEAALKAGTAATINKLFVQTDLKSEPIQHLVGMAQKKKILVSTAPKQKLDLMSDQGNHQGVLLAMTPYAYATLDDLFKNAADKGEDPFFLLLDNLEDPHNLGSILRTADASGVHGVIIPKHRAVGLTSAVAKVSTGAIEYVPVARVTNLAQTIKTLKERGMWVFGTAMDGQDYRKWDAKGSTALVIGNEGKGISPGIAKLMDATIAIPMVGHVQSLNASVAAGILMYQAFASRHEGK
- a CDS encoding Mini-ribonuclease 3; translated protein: MTFDPKQLNGIALAYMGDAVYEVYIREHLLKRGLVRPASLQRAAKDFVSAKAQAALIAGMEEANLLDSDETDIFKHGRNAKSYTHAKNTDVVTYRVSTGFEALFGYLHLIGRDDRVAELAAWCIQYVEEGKTGHGKKAASNN
- the cysS gene encoding cysteine--tRNA ligase, encoding MLTLYNTMSRKKETFTPLHPGEIRMYVCGPTVYNYIHIGNARSAIAFDTIRRYFEYRGYKVTYVSNFTDVDDKIINAAHKTGEAPLDLAQRFIDAFMEDTTALGIEPATAHPRASQMIPDIIDFVQDLIDKEYAYAVDGDVYYRARKFKHYGELSHQNVDELEEGASQHITQDELAKKEDPIDFALWKAAKPGEISWESPWGKGRPGWHIECSVMSTKLLGDTFDIHGGGQDLEFPHHENEIAQSEAKTDKQFVRYWMHNGFVTIGEDDEKMSKSLGNFITVHDIRKTVDPQVLRFFMAGTQYRMPIRYSETNLKNAANSLNRLKIARENLTYRRRGAETGVDPQITKQLQTLKDRFVTAMDDDINVQNGLTVLFDLAKLLNEYANEETVKSESINDLLNEYDAWLQIFGVVFADQKNLDADIDALVKARDAARAAKDFAKSDQIRDQLAAQGIILEDTPQGTRWRRQ
- a CDS encoding FAD-binding oxidoreductase, whose amino-acid sequence is MAIFTAYDNSEILAALQDAAPHAEIHIDDKIAREHSANGNAQREIAGKILAYVAVSDVADIQGVLRIARQYHMPVVPQSADTSTVIGSDGINGSLILSTARMNRIKEISKGDLLAVVEPGVINGDLDKAARAQGLFYAPDPGSKPISSIGGNAATNAGGMSTVKYGATTDNVLGLKVVLADGREIKLGGRTYKHAFNYDLTHLFVGSEGTLGIITEVTVKLNPIPIGTPVVGIAYFDNMTALAKGVEDLRLSGIYPVMLEALDGLTVAALDRYEGTHYAEGAEAMLLFRLDAGGEASLKMAEQILNDDHAKNIKVTSDPKEAAAIIKLRQDMLPAVFANGQHIMEDMAVPLSKLPEMMDYIASVAQDLNVEIYTAGHAGDGNVHPTVIWPADEEEPPKEALQAIRLMFRKALALGGTISGEHAVGMSKNQWNNEELGFDVDEIQHQIKGLFDPLGILNPKRKID
- the gltX gene encoding glutamate--tRNA ligase, with amino-acid sequence MADRPIRVRYAPSPTGHLHIGNARTALFNYLFARHNNGTLVLRIEDTDTKRNVADGEKSQMENLHWLGIDWDEGPDKGGDFGPYRQSERKDIYDKLIKQLVDKGFAYESYRTEEELKADREAQKARHEMPHYEYEYEGMTDAEKADAIAAAKAKGLEPVIRFHIPMDKTYEWDDIVKGKISIDANTLGGDFVIQKRDGMPTYNFAVVVDDHMMQISHVLRGDDHIANTPKQLAIYDAFGWEPPIFGHMTLIINGATGKKLSKRDETVLQFIEQYRELGYLPDAMFNFITLLGWSPVGEDEIFTKKEFIKQFDPKRLSKSPARFDQKKLEWVNNQYIKAKQKTNPNELMSLSLANLIEDGKIHSDPDPKTIEWARQLISLYTDQMSYTAQISKLADIFFDKATDLTDDERKELADDNAKPVIEAFAKKIRALDTFDAYSIGGIVNEVKQETKVKGRKLYMPIRIAATLRMHGPQLAETIELMGRDQVLKNVDLVTGQL
- a CDS encoding Gfo/Idh/MocA family protein, coding for MTNYNWGMIGTGWIAHEMADALNRENGSIYAVADVNADMLKKFAIEKHIAKTYTDPDALIADPNVDVIYIATPHTYHYPYIKKALNAGKHVLAEKAITVNAKQFDDVQQLAKHKGLILSEGLTLYHMPVYQQVKQLIASGKLGDIHLVQVNFGSLKDFDPKNRFFNKDLAGGALLDIGGYATAFARTFLDAQPNVTLTTVKYFETGVDEQSGIILKNADQQLAVMALSLRAKQPKRGVISGTKGYVEIDDYPRATTAKVTYTPDAHTTTSEVLSAGDQADALVYEVRDFQRYIDEGHDDGQLLLSHDVSHIMDSVRNAWGMRFPFD
- a CDS encoding ribose-5-phosphate isomerase A, producing MTEQIAAALALIQPHQVVSLGGGRHMQALADGIVARALPGIQICSPSEVTLAYCQILGLPTTTQIASDIAFDGCDSADKDLNLLKSNGGIHFYEKLHAQASHAYVILTAQKNVNAQLNAAVPLTLEVVSAASEQVMASAKLLGLQAKRRVATTYMGYTRTRDGNELIDCKMAEWTDIAKVDHLLASLPGVVATSYFAHLATLLLIETPDGQVHEIKQSVNQPG
- a CDS encoding MurR/RpiR family transcriptional regulator, whose translation is MSIIDRLYSMLPTLTATDRKIAQVILTNPGAVVNTTIAALAKESNVSEASISRFCRTIGVEGFHQLKIELAKVAENRSAYYQEINADNLQQALSNISANKVAEIEGTLKNASSHDIRKILDLLKQASVILVAAAGDTQPVADDAVYKFNQLGLLAITDSSWETALAQTMNAPADALLLVISNSGETRNLITQIKAAHQRGIAVVAITNRKDSPIGLAADYQLLTAVRQQIFESEYFFSRVAAMTAVEALFLLLLAEDKTFMAHIKAHEALIAETKI